ACAATATGGGGGTCCCGACTGCCAACCCGAGCGGAACTTCTTACAGGACCACCCGTGCATCAGGTGAGGACGAGCGGAACCTAGTGGGAGTTGCaagcatgatccgcgcatgtccctcaggagttgcatttcctcaagcttctcttagggtatTAAtattcatttaagcccttagtaaccctaatccttgtacttaattttagtataaatacccctttgtactacctagattatcatcaagtttTAATCAATTCTTAATCCGTTCCTAATCCgttcttaatcaagttttaatcatctcttaatttagttgtaatacacatttcaatattaatcatatcttaatctttccttaatttctcaattgttcttagttttatttgggtaattagaagatcatttgggtttatttggaggattgacaaccttccatcaatcatcaagtacttctattattctttgctttattattttggatcatcttcataggtaaAATACCTttttaaccttgtttaattattgttaatcacatcatttattcatcatgttttgctttgtttgtatgattaacaaccttattagcatgctaaacttgatcatgagtgagtagttctttagctagggttaatggggaattaggggaaacaaacatgggaattgatctatgcttaacctaatatgttttcataattaatttgcttgcttgttgtgatttcaacctttgcacatgttatgtttgatgaaatgcgagcctatgaatccttgcattttttacccatctcctatcttttcaatgaggcttgtaagatataaacaacctcgagcctcattagaccatgcataagagTTGAATAAGGGGAACAAAGCCAACTTATAGGTGTtatacagtctagacgactcggcttcaggacctaaattctcctagggattgtaagatatacactaactcgatcccatcacaacaataagtgcttgcatctatttgagaacatgtttgtataatctatttccatgaatcccctatgaacccatgacaccctagtgcttttaatcaattgttaacaaacccctttatttgctttactttgttttagttaatttactttcatcttgttgattagtttagaccacatctcatctcaacccataatttgtgacatcctaagacatagctacttgcaattcaaaatcctacatcaatacccgccccttgggatctgacctttactaaCCTCTTTTCTAAgtgtagtttgtgaagttataaatattgttttggttggtagcttttgacgacgagttaaACCGAACCACTCGCGAACCACAGATAAACAGCAACAACCAACTAGAACATCAACAATACCAATTCAATTACGATATAGACAAATGTCATTAACCAACAATCAACAACCAATCAACTATCTCATATTCATGTAAACAATaattgagtaggaaaccctacctggaaatgcaaTCACCACAATCGACACAACAGCAGATCAGAAACGCTCCTCtgcgaaatcacctcctatcaacatacaattaTACAATCACAAACTAATaccaacaatactcccaaaacccccaaattacccaattacaGTTTAAACCAAAGTTAACGAAACAATATAAGAattgtactaggatcttacctacaatacgacggtctcaacggtgtaaagaactctGGAATCAGACAACACTAGCCCTTTGGATTTGATATCAATGTGAAAGAGAAAAGCTACGTAAGTTGGTCTCTTGTGTAAAATATTTAGAATAGggtaaaaagtaaaaagaaactgATAAAAATCCTTTATATACCaatctcgcgttgctatcaaaacccgactAAAAACCCGTAAGAAccgatgcactcgatcgagtaagtgaggtgctcaatcgagtggcccctactcggtcaagttgcccctactcgatcgagttgcccctacttgatcgagtacccaatagacagaacactgtccagaacgctaaaacacacttactcgacagagtaagccttactcgatagagtacccaacagcacatAAAACCGTCGTATTACACTTCCTCTACTACTTCATCAATGACTTCAAGTTTGCATACTTGGTTTAGCTTTGGTCCTTTCATAAGATTAGGAAGGTTAAATTCAACATTATTGCCCTCTATTCTAAAGGTTCTCCGCTCATCTCTTAAATCAATCAACACTCCACCGGTAGCCAAGAATGGCCTACCGAGGATGATGGAGGTGTggctatcctccggaatatcGAGGACAACAAAGTTGGCGGGAATCAAATATTTTTCAACCTTGACGGGTATGTCCTCAAGTATCCCCAAAGGGCATTTGACGGACTTATCCGCCAATAAGAGAGTTATGCTAGTCGGAACTAGATCACAAATACCAATTTTCTTAGCAACTTTAAAGGGAAGCACACTTACACTTGCCTCTAGATCACATAAAGCTCTAGATATTGGAACACTTCCAACTACACAAGGAATGGAGAAGCTCCCCGGGTCACCAAGCTTATATGGCATTTTGTTTAAAAGTAGAGCATTACACTCTTCTTCCATATCTATCATTTGTTGGTCACCCAAGGTCCTCTTCTTAGTTAAGATATATTTCAAAAACTTGGTGTAGGTAGCTTGTTTAATATCACCTCGGTAAAGGGTAGAGTCACTTCAAGTTTTTGCAACATTTCACAAAATTTTGTTTACTTGAAGTTTTTCTCTATACTTTAAAGCTCTAGTGGGATAGGAAATGTTAGTGACAAGTTGAGAGTTAGAGGATACCTTTGGAGAAGTGGGCTTGCTTGTTACCTTAGTGGAAGGTTGTAGATGGACTTCTTCTCTAACTTCTTCACCCACCTCCCTTTCTTAAGAAAGGTCTTCAATCAATCCATCCTCATTGCTTGCTAGAGGAGCTTTCCCCTTAGATGTTCCCTCACTTGTAGATGCTCCACTTGATACCTTTCCCTTATTAGACTCACTTACCCTAGCTTAAggagtaattggtagtctttcgcCACCATGATTCATAGCCAACCTCTCTTTTCGGGTCCACATTAACTTCAATTTCAAGATCTTTATAAGGGTCTTCAAGCTCAACCCCACTCCTCAAAATTACCGCATGAGCTTGATGTTTTGCCGAGGCATCCTTTGAGCTTTGAACTTGGGCAAGGAAAGCACTCGGCGGTCTTTGAGGGTTGGCTAATGCTTGGGATGCCATTCGGGCCTCCATTTCCTTTATCTCTTTTTGGGTAGCACTCCTTAAGTTATTCATTTCTTGGTGGTGTAATGTTTGAATATTCTTCACCACTTTCATCAATTCACTAATTTGAGATTCGTTCATTGGCTCTTGGAATGGTTGGCTAGCCAAAGGTAGAAGCAACCCATAGTGGAATCGGTTGTTGAagccctgattgttgttgttgttgtggccCCCTTGATAATTTCCTCTAAgcccttggttgttgtaatatGAGCCTTGGCCTTGGCTATACCCTTGATTACCTTGAAAATTTTGATTGTACCCTTATTCTTGAAACCCTTGACCAAACCCATGGCTAAACCCTTAAATAGCTTGATTTCCTTGGTTTCCTTGGAAGAATCTTTGATTACCTTAGTTGCCTCCACAATCTTCGTATCCTTGAGGTTGGTTTCCAAAATttttgttttgattgttgtttgacCATTGCTTTTGATTACCGAAGTTgttcctttgattttggcctccGCCCCTTGGTTGAGAAAATCCGAGTGggttggtgttttgtggttgaATGTGTTGTGGATTTTGCACCTTGGTGCTCTTGTAGCTCAAGAGTAGAGTATTCCTCATACTCGGATGATAAAAGTTTGAGTTGGGGTTGTAATTGTTTTGAATGTTGAAATGTGGCCTTGGTGGCCACATGTTGTTGTTGTAACTTTGGAAAGCATTGCATCTTGGACATTTTCTTCACCACCCATGTTGCATGCATTGTTAGCACACACATCAAAGGTATGACCCATTCCTCCACACAACTCACAAGAAGGTCTTTGAACAACCTCCTACATGGGAGGACCATAGAAGCCACTAGCTTGATGCACTTGTTTCCTTGTCATTTCTTCGAACTTCTTTGTGAGAAGGTCTAGCTAGGCATTTGTTTCAGCATTAGAATTTGAGAAGTTCTCTTGAGGGTACCAGCTACTTCTCCTCAAAACATTCCCTCTTGACCCATAATTAGCATTCGAGTCAACCATATTCTTGATGACGGCCGAACCCTCGTCATCTCCTAGATGATCGAACCCCCTCGAACCCTGCCCCCTCTCCCCCCGTGGAGGCATTCACCATCTATTTTGTCCAAGGTAGAAATGTTTGAAAGAACGTTGGGGTGATGTACCAAGCCGGAATCCCGTGATGTGGACAACGGGCAAGGAGGTCTTGAAACTTGTCCCAAGATTCCCCTAGAGACTCTCCGTCTTCTTGTTGAAAAGTGGTTATCTCGTTCCGGAGCATAGCGGTCTTGGAGGATGGGTAGTATTTGGCTAGGAAAGCTTTGGCTAAGGCGTCCCACGTGGTGAATGTGTTTGGTGGATGAACGTTTAGCCAACAATCCATTTTGCCCTTAGAGAGAACGAAAAAAACATTAATCTCAAAGTATCTTCGGACACTCCATTACGCTTCATCATTGCAACCTTGCACTTAAACTTTCGAACGTGGGCGTGTGCATCCTCATCAATGTGCCCACCAAAACTATCCTTCTCTATTAGACTGACTTAAGCGGGATGGATTTCAATGTTGTTAGGGGGTAAGGTGCCAAAGTTAATTGGAGCGGAAGTGTAATCGTGATTCGGTCGGTTATGGTCTCATAAAGCCGTCATTCTAGGATTTACAAGAGGTGTATTAGGTGTTGTGCTTGGGATTAGGTGATTGTGAAATGGATTTTCTACGAATGGATCAATGGTGATGGTTTTTTGCTCTCGAATAGTGGTTTCAAGGTGCGTTTGGGTGGTTGTGGTTGCTCGGTTTATGGTTGTTTGGGAGGTAATCTGAACCTTTGCTAAATTCCTACTCCGTAAATCTCGAAAAAGCCTTTCCGGTTTCGGGTCACTAAGCAAAGAATTCTCGTTTCCTTTAGGCATACACTTCAACAAATCAttagtctcctagtgtttttagGCACTAAGGATAAGAAATAGCACAAACATCCTACAAGAAACAAGACACtactcaaacaagcaaacaataacaccaagactaaa
The Silene latifolia isolate original U9 population chromosome 11, ASM4854445v1, whole genome shotgun sequence genome window above contains:
- the LOC141614048 gene encoding uncharacterized protein LOC141614048, whose protein sequence is MEEECNALLLNKMPYKLGDPGSFSIPCVVGSVPISRALCDLEASVSVLPFKVAKKIGICDLVPTSITLLLADKSVKCPLGILEDIPVKVEKYLIPANFVVLDIPEDSHTSIILGRPFLATGGVLIDLRDERRTFRIEGNNVEFNLPNLMKGPKLNQVCKLEVIDEVVEEV